Proteins encoded within one genomic window of Pararhizobium capsulatum DSM 1112:
- the tnpB gene encoding IS66 family insertion sequence element accessory protein TnpB (TnpB, as the term is used for proteins encoded by IS66 family insertion elements, is considered an accessory protein, since TnpC, encoded by a neighboring gene, is a DDE family transposase.), which translates to MIASGVVVYVSCQPVDFRKGAASLMALVRDGGLDPFNSALYVFRSKRKDRVRIVWWDGSGVCLYSKVIEGNGFCWPAATAARIRLDHAQLMALLAGMDWKKIRPATIRRPLSTG; encoded by the coding sequence ATGATTGCGTCTGGCGTTGTCGTTTACGTCTCCTGCCAACCGGTCGACTTTCGCAAGGGAGCGGCTTCGTTGATGGCTTTGGTCAGGGATGGCGGTCTAGATCCTTTCAATAGCGCCCTTTACGTGTTCCGTTCCAAACGGAAGGACCGTGTCCGGATCGTGTGGTGGGATGGCAGCGGGGTCTGTCTCTATTCGAAAGTTATCGAAGGAAATGGCTTTTGCTGGCCGGCAGCGACGGCGGCGCGCATCCGTCTGGATCATGCCCAGCTCATGGCCCTACTGGCCGGAATGGATTGGAAGAAGATCCGCCCGGCGACAATCAGGAGGCCGCTTTCGACGGGTTGA
- a CDS encoding transposase produces MSDSVNQARAFEVLTATPVRSRRKPRDWPDDEKARLIAETFLPGANVSAIARAAGLDASQLYGWRRKALASGSVVPLSKEANERVSFARVEAVASSPVEIVMGDVVVRVAGDIEPDHLAKILRAVRRA; encoded by the coding sequence ATGAGCGACAGTGTGAATCAGGCTCGTGCCTTTGAGGTTTTGACAGCAACACCGGTACGGTCGAGACGTAAGCCGCGCGATTGGCCGGATGACGAGAAGGCGCGGCTGATTGCCGAGACGTTTCTGCCGGGGGCGAATGTCTCGGCTATCGCACGCGCTGCAGGACTGGATGCTTCGCAGCTTTACGGCTGGCGTCGCAAGGCATTGGCCTCGGGATCGGTGGTGCCCCTTTCGAAAGAGGCTAATGAAAGGGTTAGTTTCGCGCGCGTCGAAGCTGTTGCAAGTTCACCGGTGGAGATCGTCATGGGTGACGTCGTGGTGCGCGTTGCCGGAGATATCGAGCCGGATCATCTTGCCAAGATCCTACGGGCGGTGCGCAGGGCATGA
- a CDS encoding RHS repeat-associated core domain-containing protein, producing the protein MKCFSTGSLTRTLSLLLICSLLSVSFGSAANARFISPDTMDPTMPGVGTNRYAYAGNDPISRSDPNGHQMGHNGGPPLDPT; encoded by the coding sequence ATGAAATGCTTTTCCACCGGGTCTCTGACCCGCACTCTCAGTCTGCTACTGATCTGCAGCCTGTTGTCCGTCTCGTTTGGCTCGGCGGCCAATGCCCGGTTTATCTCGCCAGACACGATGGATCCGACGATGCCGGGCGTGGGGACCAACCGCTATGCCTATGCGGGCAACGATCCGATCAGCAGGAGTGATCCCAATGGGCATCAGATGGGTCACAATGGTGGCCCGCCTCTCGATCCAACGTAA
- a CDS encoding transglutaminase family protein, which translates to MRVFRIWLFLCFGAVLAVMQPVAAGNPVFGGRVEGLFAPEHDLLAVKLAVDSMLDPSSNPQLVAAEIGRIVADIEIMAGHGAEPSEKLIALKRYLYESGAWNGNWPFQYDLSDPLGEKPVNRLLQRYLTTRRGNCITMPLLFVALGQRLGLTMTLAEAPLHVLVKYTDDEGRIWNLEATSGGGFTRDVWYRQKLPMSDQAVANGVYLRPLSHDETTALIASSLVERQIEMGAFEDAIAVSDVLLHHHPNFAYGLVKKGSAYSGLLRRELAGKYTRVDEIPADLKVQAAAWYAANMNAFAKAEALGWRPEDGQTQ; encoded by the coding sequence ATGAGAGTGTTCCGTATCTGGCTATTCCTCTGTTTTGGAGCTGTTCTCGCCGTCATGCAACCCGTGGCGGCCGGAAATCCAGTCTTTGGAGGGAGGGTTGAGGGGCTTTTTGCGCCTGAGCACGATCTGCTCGCCGTCAAGCTTGCGGTCGATTCCATGCTCGATCCGTCTTCCAATCCTCAGCTTGTGGCTGCAGAAATCGGCCGAATTGTAGCTGATATCGAGATCATGGCCGGTCATGGTGCCGAGCCCTCGGAAAAACTGATTGCTCTGAAGCGCTATCTCTACGAGAGCGGCGCCTGGAATGGTAACTGGCCATTTCAATATGATCTCAGTGATCCGCTCGGCGAAAAGCCGGTGAACCGGCTGCTGCAACGTTATTTGACGACGCGCCGCGGCAATTGCATCACGATGCCGCTCCTGTTCGTGGCGCTCGGTCAACGCCTCGGCCTCACGATGACCCTCGCTGAAGCGCCGTTGCATGTGCTTGTCAAATATACAGATGACGAGGGCAGGATCTGGAACCTGGAGGCGACCAGCGGCGGAGGTTTCACCCGCGATGTCTGGTACCGGCAGAAACTGCCGATGTCCGATCAAGCGGTCGCGAATGGTGTCTACCTGCGGCCACTCTCGCATGACGAGACCACCGCGCTGATCGCCTCTTCTTTGGTCGAGCGTCAGATCGAGATGGGCGCATTCGAAGATGCCATAGCCGTTTCAGATGTGCTGCTTCACCACCACCCGAACTTTGCCTATGGGCTGGTGAAGAAAGGCAGTGCCTATAGCGGCCTTTTGCGGCGGGAACTGGCAGGGAAATATACCCGGGTGGATGAGATTCCGGCCGATCTGAAGGTTCAGGCCGCTGCTTGGTATGCAGCAAATATGAATGCCTTCGCCAAGGCGGAGGCATTGGGATGGCGGCCGGAAGATGGCCAGACGCAATGA